Within the Gemmatimonadaceae bacterium genome, the region TCAAGGTTGTTGTGTACGAGAATTCTTACGGGCTCGCCTCGCTTGAGCTCGAGCACGGGGCCGGGGATGATCACCGAGTCTCTGGCCGGAACTTCTTTTCCCGTCTGCAACACGAATCCGTACGCCGGCTGATTGCCCATCAGCCCGTTCTCGTGCTTCTGTATGAGAAGGTTGATCGTCCGGCGGTCGGTGACGGCTTTTTCTTTGAAGGTCGGCGACGGCGTGACGTGGATCCCGATCACCAACCCGCGCATCGTGTGTCCGCCCGGTTTGTCGTGCGCCGGCATCGCGTGATCACTGCTCGACGCCAGCACGATGTTCGGTTCGGGTGAGCCATGCAGGCTCACGATCTCATCGATGTGCCCTGCGAAGTGACAATGGAATACCCAGTTGCCCGGCGTCGTCGGCACGAACGCCAACGTCATCGAGCCGCCGATCGGAATGATGCGCATGTTCTGCAGCGGCTGGAGCGCCGGCGGGACTACCGTATCGGCTCGCGCGCCTCCGGAGCGGGTCACGCGGAAATAGAATCCGTGCAGGTGTAGCGGATGCTCGATCGCCGCGGCGTTCACGATCCGGAAGTGCACCGAATCACCCTGCGTGAACGTGAACTGCTCGTTGTACGGCCACTCCCTGCCGTTGAACGTGAGGGCCGACTCGAACGTCTGCGTTTTCTCGACCGGGTAGAACCACTCGGTGATCAGCAACACTCGTTCGTTCGCAGCCGGCGCCGAGCCCGTCGCATCTACGATGAGCGCTCCGGTAAGCTGCGCGTCGAGCCAATTGCGGTCGTCGAAGTTGTTCAGCCCTTTGAGCGCGGCCCAATAGAAGAAGTTGCCGGCCTTGTCGAGCTTGAACGTCACCTCGCGCGTCGCGCCGGCCGCGAGTTGCACCGTGTCGCGCTCCGCCGGCATCGAGCGGCGCAGGCCGCCCAGCGTGAGCGCGGAGTCGGACTTGTTGTGAACCGTGAGGTGGACCGTCGTTCCAACCGGCGCGCGCAACAGCGGCGCGGGCACCGACGGCGCTTTGCCCGTCTCGGCGAACGCCAAAATCCGCACGACCGGATCGAGCTCGCCTTCCGGCTGATAGCCCGCTTCGACGATGTCGAGCGAGAGTGTCAGCGTTCCGCTGGACAGCGTCCCCGCGGGATGCCGATTGTCGTTCACGCGCGCGATCGACGCGTTCGCGACTGGGTGCGGAAGCGGAAACCTCGGCGGCGGCGGTACGACTGACTCCTGTGGCGGAAGGACAGCCGAAAGGAGGAACGCGGCAACCACGGTAAAAGCCATCGTCGGCTCCGGGTGCGAGTGGGAGGTAGGGTGACCCCAAAGCTGGCGGTTCCTGCCGCCATGTCAACAAACACGAAAAAACGAGCTCGATTACGGCAAGGCGAACGTCACGAGCCCCTGCAGCGTCGTGATCGCGACGTATTGCTTCCCGTCGGCGCTGAACGTCACGGGCGTGGAACGAATCCACTGAGCTCCGCCCGACATCTTCGCGCGCCACAGACCTTCACCGGTGCTCGCCTCGACCGCGTTGAGATAGCCCTGTACGTCGCCGTAAAAGACGAGGTCGCCCGCCGTCGCGAGGGATCCGCCGCACAGTGGCGACGCCAGCGTCGGCTCGTCGGTCCTCAGCATCCAGCGAACCTTGCCGGTGGCCGCGTCGATGGCCGTCGTCGTCGCGTAGGCGTCTCCTCTCGCCGGCGACGCGATCCCGCCGTCGTAGCGTTCACCAACGGTGTGCTCGCGAACCATTCTATGGTATACGTTCGGCGTGTGCTGCCCGCGCACGTAGAGGAGTCCGGTGCGCGGCGAATACGACATCGGCTGCCAATTCGAGCCACCCTGAATTCCCGGCGCGATCCGTGTTCCGAGCTCGGTCGGCTCGGCCCACATGTTTTCGTGCGGAACGAATTCCTCCGACCGCACAATCTGCGTTCCCGTGCGCCGGTCCAGTATGTAGACCCAGCCCGTCTTGCCCGCGTGCGCGATCGCCGGCACGCGCGCGCCGCGGACGTCGATGTCGACGAGCACCGTGGGGCTCGCCGCGTCGTAGTCCCACAGATCGTGCGGGACCATCTGATAGTGCCAGCGATGCTTTCCGGTCTTGATGTCGACGGCGACGATCGAGTTGTTGTAGAGATTGTCGCCGGGCCGCTCGTGATCGTCGAAGTCCGCGCCGGGATTGCCCGTTCCGAAATACACGAGACCCAACGCCGGATCGTAGCTCGGCGTCATCCACACGGGCGCGCCGCCTTTCTGCCATGCGTTCGGGTATTTCGCGCTGTCGGCGCGCTCCCGCTCGATGTTGCGCGGCAACTGCTCGCCGTCGGGCGTGGTTCGCGCCCACGTCCCCCACCAACCGCCTTCTTCCGGCGACGGAATCGTCCAGAATCGCCACACGCGACTGCCCGTTTTCACGTCGTACGCATCGACGAAACCGCGGATCTCGAACTCTCCGCCTGCCGCTCCAACGATGACTTTCCCGTCGGCGACCAATGGCGCCATCGTGAAGGAGTATCCGAACGCCCCGTCGGCCGCGCGCGTCTGCCAGACCACCTTTCCGTTCTTGGCGTTGATCGCCACGACGCGCGCGTCGAGTGTCGCGACGAATACTCGTCCGTCGGCGACGGCGACCCCGCGGTTGTTCGGCCCGCAGCAGACGCGAATCGTTCCGTTGTCGGCCGCGGCCCAACGCCAAAGCTCCCGTCCTGTTGCCGCGTCGAGCGCGAATACCTGCGGGCCGGGATATGTGTAGTACAACACTCCGTCCACGACGACGGGACTGCTCTCCTGCTTGAAGATCCCCTCGACCGGGGCGATCGGCGCCGGACGCGTCTCGTGCAACCAGGCGAGCCGGAGCCGCCCGACATTTTTCACGTTGATTTGCGTGAGCGGCGAGAATCGCTGGTTCGTGAAGTCATGGCCGTACGACGGCCATTCGTCGTCGCCACCGGCCGCCGCCCCCGCCGTGGGACGAAGGATTGACGCTCGCGGTACACCGCGGACCGCGAGGGCGGCAATGGCGCCGAGCCCGCACGCGGACGCGAACGTGACCCAGCCGCGTCGAGGACGGTTCATCGCACCAAGTTGCCGCCGTTGGCTTCGGCTGACAATATCGGAGGGCATTCGGCAAGGGATCCCGATATTTACATTCGCTGACGTGAGCATCATTATTTTGAATCTCGAGGCCGGCTGATCCGGGCGACGGCCCGGGCGACCTGCTGGAACAACTCTCGGTTCTTCCGTCCCTGACGATGCGCTTCGCGAGCGTCACGTGCGCGTCGGACGCTCGGAGTAACGTTCGAGGTTGGAGATTGCGCACGAAGACGCATCTCTCCGACAGCCTCTCGTTGAAACCGGATTCGGCGATATTTCGTACGGTCAAGGCACATATGCGCAATAAGCTCCCGCAATCCACTTAGCGCCGGTGAGCAGCGCGACGTGATTTCGATGGTCAAATGGCTGCGCGCTCGTTGTCACACCTGAGGGCCGCTCAACGATGAGCTTGACGAACGATTCAGAGCTGGACGCACGACCGCCTCGCCGCATTCGCGGCCTGCTTCGCACGAGCCTCACGGCCGGCGTCGCACTCTCGGCTTTGGGGACCGGAATCCTGGCGCTGGGGCTCGCCACGGGACTCGTGCCGTCGTCCATCTTCGGCCCGCGCGAGTTGCTCGCCGTGGCCGTTCGAGACTTCGTCGCGGGCGCGGTCGCCGGCGGTCTCTTTTCGTGGTTCGTCGCGCGCGGCGAGCGGGGAAAGTCGCTGTCGGCGCTCTCCACCGGGCGAGTGGCGTTTTGGGGTGGGCTCGCGACCGCGAGCATTCCCGTCTTGGCGGCACTCGCGGCGCGCGGTGTCTCGGTGCCGATCGGCATCATCGCGGCGAGCACGGCTCTCTTTGGGATCGGGGGAAGTGTCGTCAGCGCGGGGATGCTGCGACTCGCCCGACGCGCGCCTGTGCAACTCGGCGAGCCCGCCGCTGATCCGGAGCGTCTGCTCCGCTAGCCACGGTCGATCGACGTGCCGACCCCGGTCAATATTCGATGGGCGAGCGCCGGAGCATCAACGCAACGGCGTCGGCCGCGCCCTGCTCGGGTTCGCCGAGCACGCTCTTCAACGGGAAGGCTTCGGCGAGCCACTCAGCTCATCGTCGGCGAACGAGCCTGAACCGCAAGCGTGGCACCGGCGCATGGGCTTCACCGACTGCGGCGTTCTCCCTGGACTCAATGAAGGCGGAGTGGACGAAGTATTCTTTCGAAAGCCTCTCTGACGCCGTCGCCTAGAACGACACACGCGCATGTCCAACATCCGTCCACTCGAGCTCACCGACGCTCCGGCGCTCTTCGCGGCCGTCAACAGTTCGCGAGACGCGCTTCGCCGCTGGTTGGATTGGTATCATGACAAGTACGATCTAGCGGACGCCGAGTCGTGGATCCGACACACCCTCGCCGCGCGCCGCGAGGGAACCGAGTTTCATTTCGCGATCTGTGAGTCGAAGAACGCCCCTGCGGTCGGCGTCGTCGGCCTCGAGCAAGTGAGCGCCTCGGACGCGCGTGCGATGATTGGCTATTGGCTGGCCACGTCGGCGACGGGCCGTGGTCTGGCGAAGCGCGCGGTCGCCGACGCCCTTCGCTGGGCCCGTGCCGAAGTGTCGGTGAAAACAGTCTGGGCCGGCGTTGCAGAAGACAATGCGGCGAGCCGGCGTGTGGTCGAGGCCAATGGCTTTCGAGTGGCCGGTACTCGGGGAATCGACGAGCGCGGTGATACCCTGCTGCTGTACGAAATGGCGCTCGCGGCCGTGGACGTCGATCGCGTCGTGTGACAGCTGCCCGGCCGGTCTTGCTCGTTGGCGGAACCGCGGCACCGGCGTGCTCCGGCCGCCGTTGCCGGCGTGCAACACATCATCTTCACGGCCGGCTGCCGAAGTGGACGGCCGGCCCGCCGGCGAAGGATCAAGCGCACCGAGTTTGACGGCGTCGCGAACCCGCTCGCGGCGGCCAAGCGCGCCGGCTTCGACGGCCGCTCACGGTTCGACCGCGATCGGCCGGCGCGAACGGTACGATAGACTAGCGCTCCCCGGCGCTCGGCCGCTCCAACGTTCGCGTGCTCACGTCCGCTCGCCCAGCGGCCGGCCGTTGCACCGCATGTGCGTGATTCCTCCTCATCCCCGGCCCGACGCGAAGATGGTGACTCACCGAGTCGGGCACGACGAGCCAGAGCATGGTCCCGATCAACGCGTGCGCGAACGCCAGGAAGAACAGGTTGCGATGGCGCTGGTAGGCCCACGCCGCCACCGTGCCGCCGACGAGCGTCACACCCATGAGCAGCGGGTTCGGCACGTGCGCCGCGGCGAACATCAGTCCCGCGATCGGGGCGACGACGAACTGATAGCGCGAGTCGAACGACGCCTGCAGGCGATTCGCGAAGTAGCCGTTCAGCAGGTATTGCTGAAAGAGCGCCCAGAAGCAGTAGCCGCCGAGGACGCCCGCCACTCGCCAGGCCGCCACGTCGCGCACCGTGTCGAACGCGAACCCGGCAATCACGCCGGCGATCGCGACGACCAACACGGGAATCGCGAAGCGGCGCGCGCACTCGACGAATCCGGCGCGCCTCAAGCCCAGTTCGGCCGCCGACTCACCCCGAACCAGATGGGAGGCGAGAACGATGGCCAATAGAATCATCCACGACCAATGGACCCGCGCTTGAAAGTACCAGATGTACGCGAGCAGGAGGACGAAGATCGTGCCTGCTTCGAGCGCGTGAACGATCGGACCGATCGGCTGAACCGCCGACCGAATGGCCAACGACGGCGACCGCACCTGCATGGCTTCGACTCCAGATCATCGATGCAACAGAATCACCCAGACCGCGTCGACGAGCGCGTGCGTAATCGCCGATGCGGTCACCTTCCCCGTGCGCACATACACCAACCCGTAGGCGACACCCGCGATCGTCGCCAACACCGCGTAGCGCGGGTCGGGCAGATGTGACAATCCAAAGATGATCGAGCCGACAGCGAGCCCGAGCGGAATGCCGAGCCGGCGCGATAAGAGATTCTGAATCAGGCCGCGGAAGAGGAACTCTTCCGGCACGGCGGTGACGAGATAGATGATGATCGGCTGGAGCAGCAGGACCGGCGCGGCGGCGCGAGGATTCCACGTGATGAAGTGGCTCGCGAATCCGATCGGCAACGCGATGGCGGCGTACCCGAGAAAGACGAGCACCGCTGTGGAAACGTCGCGCCGGCTGAGCGACCACCGGTAGCCCACACCGTCGAGCGGCCGCGCGACGACGAAGAAGTACAGTCCGGCGACGAGTCCGACGAGTCGTGACGCGTCGTACCCACTCGGCGCCGGCAGCGGCAGCGAGGGCAGCAGATGGTATTTCACGCCGAGACCGAGACTCGCCGCGGCGGCGAGCTCGCGCCACGGGAACTCGCCGGGCTTCGCTAGGCCTGTCGCGAGAATCAGCGATGGAATCGCGAGATAGACTGCGATCGAGAGCGCGCGATCTCCCACAGCGAGACCGGCCGCTGCCGCATAGAGAACACATGCAAGCCAGAGGACCGCTGGGCCGGCGGCAAGTCGAACCGACGCGTGTGGCAGCGCTACGGTGAGTCGGCGCGCGACGTCCGGAACGCCGAGCGCGATGTAGCCGCCCGCCAGGAGAACGAACAGTGCGATCGGCAGAGGCCGGGCGAGGTGTGCTCCGTGCGCGTTCGCCGTGAAATACGCGGCGAGCGCCAGCCCGAACAACACGGCGGCAACCCCGGCTTCCACGCTCCACCTTCGGCGGGGGGCGGAGGAAGCCGATGAATTCAGAACAACGACGCTTTCAGTCACTCGAACTCCGTGCTGCTTGAGCACCGTCACCCGCGATACAATCCTGGGGAAATCGCCGCGGCGGGGTATGGTACGACGGTACTACGTCGGGACGC harbors:
- a CDS encoding PQQ-binding-like beta-propeller repeat protein, with the protein product MNRPRRGWVTFASACGLGAIAALAVRGVPRASILRPTAGAAAGGDDEWPSYGHDFTNQRFSPLTQINVKNVGRLRLAWLHETRPAPIAPVEGIFKQESSPVVVDGVLYYTYPGPQVFALDAATGRELWRWAAADNGTIRVCCGPNNRGVAVADGRVFVATLDARVVAINAKNGKVVWQTRAADGAFGYSFTMAPLVADGKVIVGAAGGEFEIRGFVDAYDVKTGSRVWRFWTIPSPEEGGWWGTWARTTPDGEQLPRNIERERADSAKYPNAWQKGGAPVWMTPSYDPALGLVYFGTGNPGADFDDHERPGDNLYNNSIVAVDIKTGKHRWHYQMVPHDLWDYDAASPTVLVDIDVRGARVPAIAHAGKTGWVYILDRRTGTQIVRSEEFVPHENMWAEPTELGTRIAPGIQGGSNWQPMSYSPRTGLLYVRGQHTPNVYHRMVREHTVGERYDGGIASPARGDAYATTTAIDAATGKVRWMLRTDEPTLASPLCGGSLATAGDLVFYGDVQGYLNAVEASTGEGLWRAKMSGGAQWIRSTPVTFSADGKQYVAITTLQGLVTFALP
- a CDS encoding GNAT family N-acetyltransferase, yielding MSNIRPLELTDAPALFAAVNSSRDALRRWLDWYHDKYDLADAESWIRHTLAARREGTEFHFAICESKNAPAVGVVGLEQVSASDARAMIGYWLATSATGRGLAKRAVADALRWARAEVSVKTVWAGVAEDNAASRRVVEANGFRVAGTRGIDERGDTLLLYEMALAAVDVDRVV
- a CDS encoding CPBP family intramembrane glutamic endopeptidase; its protein translation is MQVRSPSLAIRSAVQPIGPIVHALEAGTIFVLLLAYIWYFQARVHWSWMILLAIVLASHLVRGESAAELGLRRAGFVECARRFAIPVLVVAIAGVIAGFAFDTVRDVAAWRVAGVLGGYCFWALFQQYLLNGYFANRLQASFDSRYQFVVAPIAGLMFAAAHVPNPLLMGVTLVGGTVAAWAYQRHRNLFFLAFAHALIGTMLWLVVPDSVSHHLRVGPGMRRNHAHAVQRPAAGRADVSTRTLERPSAGER
- a CDS encoding type II CAAX endopeptidase family protein — translated: MEAGVAAVLFGLALAAYFTANAHGAHLARPLPIALFVLLAGGYIALGVPDVARRLTVALPHASVRLAAGPAVLWLACVLYAAAAGLAVGDRALSIAVYLAIPSLILATGLAKPGEFPWRELAAAASLGLGVKYHLLPSLPLPAPSGYDASRLVGLVAGLYFFVVARPLDGVGYRWSLSRRDVSTAVLVFLGYAAIALPIGFASHFITWNPRAAAPVLLLQPIIIYLVTAVPEEFLFRGLIQNLLSRRLGIPLGLAVGSIIFGLSHLPDPRYAVLATIAGVAYGLVYVRTGKVTASAITHALVDAVWVILLHR
- a CDS encoding multicopper oxidase domain-containing protein; translation: MAFTVVAAFLLSAVLPPQESVVPPPPRFPLPHPVANASIARVNDNRHPAGTLSSGTLTLSLDIVEAGYQPEGELDPVVRILAFAETGKAPSVPAPLLRAPVGTTVHLTVHNKSDSALTLGGLRRSMPAERDTVQLAAGATREVTFKLDKAGNFFYWAALKGLNNFDDRNWLDAQLTGALIVDATGSAPAANERVLLITEWFYPVEKTQTFESALTFNGREWPYNEQFTFTQGDSVHFRIVNAAAIEHPLHLHGFYFRVTRSGGARADTVVPPALQPLQNMRIIPIGGSMTLAFVPTTPGNWVFHCHFAGHIDEIVSLHGSPEPNIVLASSSDHAMPAHDKPGGHTMRGLVIGIHVTPSPTFKEKAVTDRRTINLLIQKHENGLMGNQPAYGFVLQTGKEVPARDSVIIPGPVLELKRGEPVRILVHNNLDEASGVHWHGLEIESYPDGVSDWSGMGDKIMPPIPPGGTFAAEFTPPRSGTFPYHSHLHEMRQIASGMYGAIIVSDSPRDTTKDHLIVAGGGGLPEFYKLGPSTLLVNGRMEPPAIVMTVGDTNRLRIVSIHADEVLNFRFGTEEQVVKWRPLARDGADLPMALRAPKSALARLGPGETADFTYVPTKAGEMRLEVWVGGGGRRVLLPVEIRERQKTKKAAE